In one window of Lewinella sp. 4G2 DNA:
- a CDS encoding cohesin domain-containing protein, translating into MKLLPLLIALFTFAACADAQVKAQQEGPVIGEVDHKEKLRQGPAKPGKEYLTLRIGSAAVEKGEKVCLPIEATGFKDLIGFQYTIRFDSAALDFDRVRSFNLPGYQANSFGTRFADRGVVSSLWTDLALKGTSLADNHRLYEICFTNLMEEGETTTVEFSDGPTSFEVIDKAMAELRFIYANGKVTSK; encoded by the coding sequence ATGAAGTTGCTTCCTTTACTCATCGCTCTATTCACGTTTGCTGCCTGTGCCGATGCTCAGGTAAAGGCACAGCAGGAAGGGCCGGTCATTGGCGAGGTTGACCACAAGGAAAAACTCCGTCAAGGCCCTGCCAAACCGGGTAAAGAATACCTCACGTTACGCATTGGAAGCGCAGCAGTAGAGAAGGGGGAGAAGGTCTGCTTACCCATCGAGGCAACCGGGTTTAAGGACCTAATTGGTTTTCAGTATACCATTCGGTTCGACTCGGCGGCCCTGGATTTTGATCGCGTCCGCTCTTTCAACCTACCCGGTTACCAGGCCAATAGTTTCGGGACGCGCTTCGCCGACCGCGGCGTCGTCAGTAGCCTCTGGACGGACCTCGCGCTGAAGGGAACCTCCCTGGCGGATAACCACCGCCTGTACGAGATCTGCTTCACCAACTTGATGGAGGAAGGGGAGACCACCACCGTTGAATTTTCCGACGGACCCACCAGCTTTGAGGTCATCGACAAAGCGATGGCGGAATTACGCTTCATTTACGCTAATGGTAAGGTCACCTCGAAGTGA
- a CDS encoding septal ring lytic transglycosylase RlpA family protein, which yields MKILLALLLLLSTVANAQLIGDTENGLASYYSRAYDGAETAYGLTYDRNKMVAAHKTFPVNSTVRVKNLDNGKTVQVKIIDKGPFIRGRIIEVSERAADLLGMLNKVSVPVEVTLVSLAPSKATARVAAPVQSPTPASGRSGEVVPAASSTASDASSPATARVTPQPSTTDIPEVSPAMQSNPKPVTAIPSPTRPAPAAAPRKVAAVKASASPAVTREPSMPAENTKEKLAADFAPGIYKINLAQKPEGNFGVQMGTYRDLEAAMEKVAYLQSKWFKDILIERVKITGGSVYKVMLGPFTTEASAARYTKSLKSRYKLDGFVVPLTK from the coding sequence ATGAAAATTCTACTCGCCCTTCTCCTGCTCCTATCTACGGTTGCCAACGCCCAGCTGATTGGGGATACGGAAAACGGGCTAGCCAGCTACTACAGCCGGGCCTACGACGGCGCGGAAACGGCTTACGGATTGACGTACGACCGGAATAAAATGGTGGCCGCTCATAAGACCTTTCCGGTGAATAGCACCGTAAGGGTGAAGAATCTGGATAACGGCAAAACCGTGCAGGTAAAGATCATCGATAAGGGGCCTTTCATCCGCGGGCGCATCATTGAAGTGAGTGAGCGGGCGGCGGATCTTTTGGGGATGCTGAACAAAGTGTCCGTCCCCGTAGAGGTAACGCTCGTTTCCCTTGCGCCGAGTAAAGCTACCGCGAGAGTAGCTGCCCCGGTGCAATCCCCTACCCCTGCGTCGGGTAGGTCCGGAGAGGTAGTCCCAGCGGCAAGTTCGACTGCCAGCGATGCATCCTCTCCTGCTACGGCACGGGTAACGCCTCAGCCTTCAACGACCGATATTCCGGAAGTGTCCCCCGCTATGCAGTCCAACCCTAAACCGGTTACGGCGATCCCCTCCCCCACCCGCCCGGCACCTGCGGCAGCGCCCAGAAAAGTGGCTGCAGTGAAGGCGAGCGCTTCCCCGGCCGTGACCCGCGAACCCAGCATGCCGGCAGAGAACACCAAGGAAAAACTAGCGGCAGACTTTGCTCCGGGCATTTACAAAATCAACCTGGCCCAGAAACCCGAAGGCAACTTTGGCGTGCAAATGGGCACCTACCGCGACCTGGAAGCGGCGATGGAAAAGGTGGCTTACCTACAATCCAAGTGGTTCAAGGATATCCTGATCGAGCGGGTAAAGATTACCGGCGGATCGGTCTATAAAGTCATGCTCGGCCCCTTCACTACGGAAGCCTCAGCCGCCCGCTACACCAAGAGCCTGAAGTCGCGCTACAAATTGGATGGGTTCGTGGTGCCGCTGACTAAATGA
- the mnmA gene encoding tRNA 2-thiouridine(34) synthase MnmA, whose product MSKLGRVLVAMSGGIDSTVTAMMLHEQGYEVVGITMKTWDYANSGGSKKETGCCSLDSINDARSVAVSMGFPHFIIDIRDEFGDHVIDNFVDEYMAGRTPNPCVLCNTHIKWSALLKRADAMDCEFIATGHYAQLNQTDAGRWHVRKSADDHKDQSYVLWGLSQECMARSRFPLGHLTKPEVRQLAYDWGYEELSKKAESFEICFVPDNDYRGFLKRRLPELEGQVAGGKFVSVTGEVLGEHDGYPFYTIGQRKGLGMAFGEPMYVTEIDAATNQVTLGRVGDLVRNGMTVGGLTLQKYAELPAEGLELLTKVRYKDRGTLSHIDQLSPDLASVEFFADVRGVAPGQSAVFYEGDDVVGGGLIQTSR is encoded by the coding sequence ATGAGTAAATTAGGCAGAGTACTCGTCGCCATGAGCGGCGGCATTGATTCGACCGTGACGGCCATGATGCTCCACGAGCAGGGGTACGAAGTGGTCGGGATCACCATGAAAACCTGGGATTACGCCAACAGCGGCGGCTCCAAAAAAGAGACCGGCTGCTGTAGCCTAGATTCGATCAACGACGCACGTTCGGTGGCCGTATCCATGGGTTTCCCCCACTTCATCATTGATATCCGCGATGAGTTTGGCGACCACGTTATCGATAATTTTGTCGATGAGTACATGGCCGGGCGCACCCCGAACCCCTGCGTTTTGTGCAACACCCACATCAAATGGAGCGCACTCCTGAAGCGGGCGGACGCCATGGACTGCGAGTTCATCGCCACGGGCCACTATGCTCAATTGAACCAAACCGACGCCGGCCGCTGGCACGTGCGTAAATCCGCCGATGACCACAAGGACCAATCCTACGTCCTGTGGGGACTAAGCCAGGAATGTATGGCCCGCAGCCGCTTCCCGCTCGGCCACCTGACAAAACCTGAAGTACGGCAACTCGCCTACGATTGGGGCTACGAAGAATTGAGTAAGAAAGCCGAAAGCTTCGAGATCTGCTTCGTGCCCGATAACGACTACCGTGGCTTCCTCAAGCGCCGTCTGCCGGAGTTGGAAGGCCAGGTCGCTGGGGGCAAGTTCGTCTCCGTCACCGGTGAAGTGCTGGGTGAGCATGACGGTTACCCCTTCTACACCATCGGGCAGCGGAAGGGTCTGGGAATGGCCTTCGGCGAACCCATGTACGTCACCGAAATCGACGCGGCAACCAACCAGGTAACCCTGGGCCGGGTCGGTGACCTGGTGAGAAACGGCATGACCGTCGGCGGGCTGACGCTGCAGAAATACGCGGAACTGCCCGCAGAAGGTTTAGAACTACTGACTAAAGTGCGCTACAAAGATCGCGGAACGCTGAGTCATATCGATCAGCTTTCCCCCGACTTGGCCAGCGTCGAATTCTTCGCCGACGTACGCGGTGTTGCTCCCGGGCAAAGCGCCGTGTTCTACGAAGGCGACGACGTCGTCGGAGGCGGTCTCATCCAAACTAGCCGGTAG
- a CDS encoding lamin tail domain-containing protein, whose amino-acid sequence MKLNFLLLACCLMLTALFPSLTAQTTVDDFEDGDLLNPEWTGDVADFVVEDGQLLLRADGAGRSVLTLALPGSSPGATLETFSLEFLVEMDFAPSGSNFTEIALRSFREGEALNSSIETKLGGISGDQDTWTGFGVSGGDVITGDFSGAPGALGGNPAIARIRITYNESDGWQLAADYTGGTDYSVEGTLPTGLNFPPIVFELACSYTATRSDKFSFDDFSSSVTYREFVDETAPRLISRTLVDRRTVIFAFDEPLSTDAATPSNFTFGPPSLPVASAVLSGNQITVTLAEDLPENVEVPITISGIADVAGNVADDISSSVLFRLINPPSSSNLLITEFLADPNPVVGLPEFEYVEVHNPSDTAVNLDGLRIGSGGTPVELQGFIPVGGYVVIADNEARPGLEDLGATVVLANLPGLSNSSDNIALILNGDTLQSIDYTDDWYNDADRDDGGYSIEYTSFSGADAGCSGRWRASLDPSGGTPGRENSVLNLPADVTGPTLTSTAITEEAILLGFDEPLGTTTPDFVLTREGQEIPITGIENTDNGRTFRLTFMNDLDAGILYQLSLPDVTDCVGNQTEGRDLDIGIPATPAPGDVVINEILYAPASGGAEFIELYNCSDKILQVSGWTLVNDQSTSSTASRDVDASRLFTPGQFLVFTDDAADLINRYRNVDPAAIIEQATPSLGNSEGNISVIAGSLTLDAFDYSDDLQSELIDDDRGVSLERLRYKVATDAPGNWFSAASAEGGATPTRANSQFRDIDFGNGEGDGVFSLLSKTFSPDSDGNEDVLEIEYRYAPIGSLTRVRIYDAQGRPVRTLRDIELLGTQGSLTWDGANDEGRKAKAGAYLILIELISADGPVETEKLVAVLAGEL is encoded by the coding sequence ATGAAGTTGAATTTTCTGCTCCTGGCTTGTTGCCTTATGCTCACGGCCCTCTTCCCTTCGCTCACCGCTCAAACTACGGTGGACGACTTTGAAGACGGTGATCTACTGAATCCGGAGTGGACAGGTGACGTAGCGGACTTTGTCGTCGAAGATGGCCAATTACTGTTACGGGCGGACGGCGCGGGGCGGTCAGTGCTCACACTGGCCTTACCCGGAAGCTCTCCCGGTGCAACGCTGGAAACATTTAGTCTGGAGTTTTTGGTCGAGATGGATTTTGCGCCTTCCGGCAGCAATTTTACGGAGATCGCTTTGCGGTCTTTTCGCGAGGGCGAGGCCCTGAATTCTTCTATCGAAACCAAACTCGGTGGCATTTCTGGCGATCAGGATACCTGGACCGGGTTTGGCGTTAGCGGCGGCGACGTGATCACGGGCGACTTCTCCGGTGCTCCTGGGGCTTTAGGTGGAAACCCGGCTATCGCCCGGATCCGAATTACCTACAATGAATCCGACGGTTGGCAGCTGGCCGCCGACTACACTGGTGGTACGGATTACTCGGTTGAGGGGACGTTGCCCACCGGTCTCAACTTCCCACCCATTGTATTCGAGTTGGCGTGCAGCTATACCGCCACCCGTTCCGATAAATTCAGCTTTGACGATTTCTCCAGCTCCGTCACCTACCGGGAGTTCGTTGATGAAACCGCTCCCCGGTTGATCAGTCGTACGCTCGTTGACCGGCGCACAGTCATCTTCGCGTTTGATGAGCCACTTAGCACTGACGCGGCGACCCCCTCCAATTTTACCTTCGGCCCTCCCTCACTTCCAGTTGCCAGCGCAGTACTATCTGGCAACCAAATCACCGTTACCCTGGCCGAAGATTTGCCCGAGAACGTGGAAGTGCCCATCACAATTTCGGGTATTGCTGATGTCGCGGGAAACGTAGCCGATGACATTTCAAGTTCCGTCCTATTCAGGTTGATCAACCCGCCAAGCAGCTCCAATCTGCTCATTACCGAGTTCCTGGCGGACCCTAACCCCGTAGTGGGCCTGCCCGAATTTGAGTACGTGGAGGTCCACAATCCAAGCGACACTGCGGTCAATCTGGATGGGTTAAGAATTGGTAGTGGAGGCACCCCGGTCGAGCTGCAGGGCTTCATTCCTGTGGGTGGCTACGTTGTCATCGCGGATAACGAGGCGCGTCCCGGCCTTGAAGATCTTGGCGCAACCGTCGTTCTTGCCAACCTTCCTGGACTAAGCAATTCCAGTGACAACATCGCCCTCATCTTGAATGGGGATACGCTACAATCCATCGACTACACGGACGACTGGTACAATGACGCTGACCGCGATGACGGCGGATACAGCATCGAATACACCAGTTTTTCTGGCGCTGACGCAGGATGCAGTGGAAGGTGGCGAGCAAGCCTGGACCCCTCCGGGGGCACCCCAGGCCGCGAAAACTCCGTCCTCAACCTCCCAGCGGACGTAACCGGCCCCACTTTAACCTCCACCGCCATCACCGAAGAAGCCATCCTGCTAGGTTTTGATGAACCCCTTGGCACGACTACCCCAGACTTCGTTCTAACCCGCGAAGGCCAGGAGATCCCTATTACTGGAATCGAGAACACCGACAACGGCCGCACCTTCCGGCTGACGTTCATGAATGACCTGGACGCCGGTATCCTCTATCAATTATCGTTACCGGATGTGACGGATTGTGTAGGCAACCAAACTGAAGGCAGAGACCTGGACATTGGCATTCCGGCCACCCCCGCACCGGGCGACGTGGTCATCAATGAAATCCTGTACGCTCCGGCCTCGGGTGGGGCGGAATTCATTGAATTGTACAACTGTTCGGATAAGATCCTTCAGGTGAGTGGATGGACGTTAGTGAACGACCAGTCAACGAGCTCTACGGCCAGCCGTGACGTCGACGCCAGCCGCCTCTTCACCCCAGGGCAATTCCTGGTATTCACGGACGACGCTGCCGACCTCATCAACCGTTACCGCAACGTGGACCCCGCTGCCATCATCGAACAAGCCACCCCCAGTTTGGGGAACAGCGAAGGCAACATCTCCGTCATCGCTGGTAGCCTCACCTTAGATGCCTTCGACTATTCTGATGACCTTCAATCGGAGCTGATCGACGATGACCGCGGAGTTAGTCTGGAACGGCTTCGCTACAAAGTGGCTACGGATGCGCCGGGCAACTGGTTCAGTGCTGCATCCGCCGAAGGTGGAGCCACACCCACGCGGGCCAACTCCCAATTTCGGGACATCGACTTCGGTAACGGTGAGGGCGACGGCGTTTTTAGCCTCCTCTCCAAAACCTTCTCCCCCGACTCTGATGGAAACGAGGACGTACTGGAGATCGAGTACCGGTATGCCCCCATCGGTTCCCTCACGCGCGTCCGTATCTATGACGCCCAGGGCCGCCCTGTACGTACCCTCCGCGATATTGAACTACTGGGGACGCAGGGAAGCCTGACTTGGGATGGCGCTAACGACGAAGGTCGCAAAGCCAAAGCCGGTGCCTACCTCATCCTTATTGAACTCATCTCTGCGGACGGACCAGTCGAGACTGAGAAACTGGTAGCCGTATTAGCGGGGGAGCTTTAA
- a CDS encoding N-acetylmuramoyl-L-alanine amidase, whose amino-acid sequence METFLQSLVDIVAGLFGGDPARPKPPQNLPPGLPPGPTSPRVTDPTEPQDSSELRPEDHVLITHENEAPRITDGPEFDPVPAPPPARDTDGPPEQPGPTPSPVPNSPEYRSRYLWCIDNGHGALSPGKRSPVLEDGRQLFEWEFNRDVTSRIMAKLEQVGAAYFEVTPEVQIGNFLQERVRRANELSSALPKLFVSVHGNAGPAPDMQSFTGDNVRGIETWHYYGSTTGRKMAAVFQRHLINQTGLRNRHLRSKVSGQFYVLRATRMPAILTENGFYNNRFELPLMLTPAFRQQVADAHVAAILEIDRDGL is encoded by the coding sequence ATGGAAACCTTTTTACAGAGCCTCGTAGACATCGTTGCCGGATTATTTGGGGGCGACCCGGCCCGGCCAAAGCCACCACAAAATCTTCCCCCCGGCCTACCTCCCGGCCCAACTAGCCCCCGCGTTACCGACCCCACGGAGCCGCAGGACAGTTCGGAACTCCGCCCGGAAGACCACGTACTGATCACCCACGAAAACGAAGCACCGCGTATCACGGATGGGCCTGAATTTGACCCCGTGCCCGCTCCCCCACCCGCCCGCGATACCGACGGGCCACCCGAGCAACCCGGGCCCACGCCTAGCCCCGTACCCAACTCCCCCGAATACCGTTCCCGGTACTTATGGTGCATCGATAATGGCCACGGCGCCCTCAGCCCGGGGAAGCGGAGCCCGGTCCTGGAAGATGGCCGCCAGCTATTTGAATGGGAATTCAACCGCGACGTAACTAGCCGCATCATGGCTAAACTCGAGCAGGTCGGCGCGGCCTACTTTGAAGTCACCCCTGAAGTACAGATCGGCAACTTTCTGCAGGAGCGCGTCCGCCGCGCCAATGAACTCAGCAGCGCCCTACCCAAGCTCTTCGTAAGTGTACACGGTAACGCCGGCCCCGCGCCGGATATGCAATCCTTCACCGGAGACAACGTCCGGGGGATCGAAACCTGGCATTACTACGGGAGTACGACCGGGCGTAAAATGGCTGCTGTTTTTCAGCGCCACCTCATAAATCAAACGGGGCTGCGCAATCGTCACTTACGGTCTAAAGTGAGTGGGCAGTTCTACGTACTGCGGGCTACCAGAATGCCGGCTATCCTGACGGAGAATGGCTTCTACAACAACCGCTTCGAACTTCCCCTGATGTTGACACCGGCCTTCAGGCAGCAGGTGGCGGATGCGCACGTGGCGGCCATCCTGGAGATCGATCGCGATGGTTTGTAG